In Romboutsia lituseburensis, a genomic segment contains:
- the rbsA gene encoding ribose ABC transporter ATP-binding protein RbsA: MKVPILKMTNIVKEFPGVKALDGVNIELYEGTVMALMGENGAGKSTLMKILSGVYKKDGGKIFYKGIEEDITGPKDATEKGIAIIHQELNLLPDLSIGENIFLGREPKQGFRIDFTKLHEESDKLLKKLNVNTSSKELVKSLSIGQQQMIEIAKALSLDAKIIIMDEPTDALTDKETESLFKVINELKEEGKSIVYISHRLKEIFEICDSITVLRDGKYVGKEKIENLDEDKMIEMMVGRKLTDQFPRLDVKMGENILKVENLNNEYVKDINFEVKAGEILGISGLMGSGRTELAKTIYGHIRKTSGSIIVKGKKVEAKSCKDGLKHRIAYVSEDRKGDGLILDLSVKENMTISSLDRISSLFKINKKQEDERVKSYIERIRIKTPSQDQLIRNLSGGNQQKIAIAKALMTHPDVLILDEPTRGVDVGAKKEIYDLINEFKSQGKAVIMISSEMPEILGLSDRILVLSHGMITGEFDIKDATQEAILKCAVETKEAI; the protein is encoded by the coding sequence ATGAAAGTACCTATTTTAAAAATGACAAATATAGTTAAAGAGTTCCCAGGAGTAAAAGCTTTAGATGGTGTAAACATAGAACTATATGAAGGAACTGTAATGGCTCTTATGGGAGAAAATGGAGCTGGTAAATCTACACTTATGAAAATATTAAGTGGTGTTTATAAAAAAGATGGTGGAAAAATCTTTTATAAAGGAATAGAAGAAGATATAACAGGACCAAAAGATGCTACTGAAAAAGGTATAGCAATAATACATCAAGAACTTAACTTATTACCTGATTTAAGTATTGGTGAAAATATATTTTTAGGTAGAGAACCAAAACAAGGATTTAGAATAGATTTTACTAAACTTCATGAAGAATCGGACAAATTATTAAAGAAGTTAAATGTAAATACAAGTTCAAAAGAATTAGTTAAAAGTTTAAGTATAGGTCAACAACAAATGATAGAAATAGCAAAAGCTCTATCATTAGATGCGAAAATAATAATAATGGATGAGCCAACAGATGCTTTAACGGACAAAGAAACGGAAAGCTTATTTAAAGTAATAAATGAATTAAAAGAAGAAGGTAAGTCTATAGTTTATATATCACATAGACTAAAAGAAATATTTGAAATATGTGACTCTATAACTGTACTTAGAGATGGGAAATATGTTGGGAAAGAAAAAATAGAAAATTTAGATGAAGATAAAATGATAGAAATGATGGTAGGTAGAAAGCTTACAGACCAATTCCCAAGATTAGATGTAAAAATGGGAGAAAATATTTTAAAAGTAGAAAATCTAAATAATGAATATGTAAAAGATATAAACTTTGAGGTAAAAGCTGGAGAGATTTTAGGTATATCAGGGCTTATGGGATCAGGAAGAACGGAACTTGCTAAAACAATATATGGACATATAAGAAAAACTAGTGGAAGTATAATTGTAAAAGGAAAAAAAGTAGAAGCAAAAAGCTGTAAAGATGGATTAAAGCATAGAATTGCATACGTTAGTGAAGATAGAAAAGGTGATGGACTAATACTTGATTTATCAGTAAAGGAAAATATGACAATATCATCACTAGATAGAATATCGTCTTTATTTAAAATAAATAAAAAACAAGAAGATGAAAGAGTTAAAAGTTATATAGAAAGAATAAGAATAAAAACTCCAAGTCAAGATCAATTAATAAGAAACTTAAGTGGTGGAAATCAACAAAAAATAGCAATAGCAAAAGCACTTATGACACACCCTGACGTACTTATACTTGATGAACCTACAAGAGGAGTAGATGTTGGAGCTAAAAAAGAAATATATGACTTAATAAATGAATTTAAATCACAAGGAAAAGCAGTAATAATGATATCTTCAGAAATGCCAGAAATATTAGGTTTAAGTGATAGAATTTTAGTTTTAAGCCATGGAATGATAACAGGTGAATTTGATATAAAAGATGCAACACAAGAGGCTATATTAAAATGTGCAGTAGAAACTAAGGAGGCAATATAA
- a CDS encoding GIY-YIG nuclease family protein has protein sequence MNLKEKINTFPRTPGVYIMKDKNGEPIYIGKSKKLQNRIKSYFINSKSHSRKTQRMVKGIYDIEIINTDTELDALLLECKMIKEIKPMYNKLMKNHENYLYLKINNSIKYPYLEVVNEVNDNNLYFGPYAIGNKLYDIKNIINESYKLRGCKRMNKCIKYDLSQCLGPCRNAIEEYDYQKKINEIINDLKGNSKNILISLENSMQSEINLLNFENASRLKQNIDMINTLFNKQNIINETIYKENTLAWMKVNSEDYKVYFIRNGKLVDCEVIQIKQFEKINKKEYFFNKLNLFNEKTIMNKDIINQKYDLDFIIIINSYIKHSNEVMYILL, from the coding sequence ATGAATTTAAAAGAAAAGATAAATACTTTCCCTAGAACTCCTGGTGTGTATATTATGAAAGATAAAAATGGAGAGCCTATATATATAGGTAAATCTAAAAAATTACAAAATAGAATAAAAAGTTACTTTATTAATTCGAAATCACACTCTAGGAAAACTCAAAGAATGGTAAAAGGTATATATGATATCGAAATAATAAATACTGATACAGAATTAGATGCATTGCTGTTAGAATGTAAAATGATAAAAGAAATAAAACCAATGTATAATAAGTTAATGAAAAATCATGAAAATTATTTATACTTAAAAATAAATAATTCTATAAAATATCCATACTTAGAGGTGGTAAATGAGGTAAATGACAATAATTTATACTTTGGACCATATGCCATAGGAAATAAGCTATACGATATTAAAAATATAATAAATGAATCGTATAAATTGCGCGGATGTAAAAGAATGAATAAATGTATTAAATACGATTTAAGTCAATGTTTAGGTCCATGTAGAAATGCAATAGAGGAATATGATTATCAAAAAAAAATAAATGAAATTATAAATGATTTAAAAGGTAATTCTAAAAATATTTTAATAAGCTTAGAAAATTCTATGCAAAGTGAGATTAATTTATTAAATTTTGAAAATGCATCCAGATTAAAGCAAAATATAGATATGATAAATACTTTATTTAATAAACAAAATATAATAAATGAGACTATATATAAAGAAAATACATTAGCTTGGATGAAAGTAAATTCTGAAGATTATAAGGTTTATTTTATAAGAAATGGTAAATTAGTAGACTGTGAAGTGATACAGATTAAGCAATTTGAAAAAATAAACAAAAAAGAATATTTTTTTAATAAACTTAATTTATTTAATGAAAAAACAATTATGAACAAAGATATAATAAATCAAAAGTATGATTTAGATTTTATCATTATAATAAATTCTTATATAAAGCATAGTAATGAAGTAATGTATATTTTACTTTAA
- a CDS encoding protein kinase domain-containing protein gives MNFVGNRYELLNVEDHIELNKMYEARDAYTNDKVLIKIIEHNGNICDNFISNLIDESTMLQQINSPYILNIIDVGIHCTELTTLYYMVSEYSDGIILEKVIRGNYLHLEAIVNIATQVVKALESINEQGMYHGDLNPSNILVDEFYNVKVCNFGLTKANNGINPRACGQIKYLSPHQLCIDYTDSESDLFALGLMLFESIFKKLPFEECENDEEMLRKIDKGVNWRKYKAINGNHELINIIKRLLSRSKKYENTKDIIIDLSLVMYEKADIEDEIIEDKISLENMSIAVTNMAYKRNRLMIACAMLGLIITMIISMI, from the coding sequence GTGAATTTTGTAGGCAATAGGTATGAATTATTAAACGTTGAAGATCATATAGAATTAAATAAAATGTATGAAGCTAGAGATGCATATACAAATGACAAAGTATTGATAAAGATAATAGAACATAATGGAAATATATGTGATAATTTCATATCAAATTTAATTGATGAAAGTACGATGTTACAACAAATTAATTCACCTTACATATTAAATATTATAGACGTAGGAATTCATTGTACAGAATTAACAACACTTTATTATATGGTAAGTGAGTACTCAGATGGAATTATTCTAGAAAAGGTTATAAGAGGAAATTATCTTCATCTCGAGGCTATAGTTAATATAGCAACACAAGTTGTCAAAGCCTTAGAAAGTATAAATGAACAAGGTATGTATCATGGTGATTTAAATCCATCTAATATATTAGTTGATGAATTTTATAATGTAAAAGTATGTAATTTTGGATTGACTAAAGCTAATAATGGGATAAACCCAAGGGCTTGTGGACAAATAAAGTATTTATCTCCTCATCAATTATGTATAGATTATACCGATTCAGAAAGTGATCTTTTTGCATTAGGACTTATGCTTTTTGAATCTATTTTTAAAAAGCTTCCTTTTGAAGAGTGTGAAAATGACGAAGAAATGTTACGTAAGATAGATAAAGGTGTTAATTGGAGAAAGTATAAGGCCATAAATGGAAATCATGAACTTATAAATATTATCAAAAGACTTTTAAGTAGAAGTAAAAAATATGAAAATACTAAAGATATAATAATTGATTTAAGCTTGGTAATGTATGAAAAAGCTGATATAGAAGATGAAATAATAGAAGATAAAATAAGTTTAGAAAATATGTCAATAGCAGTTACAAATATGGCGTATAAAAGAAATAGACTTATGATAGCTTGCGCTATGCTAGGATTAATAATTACAATGATAATTAGTATGATATAA
- a CDS encoding GGDEF domain-containing protein translates to MDFNIEKVIYEIELRRTCLSNIDNLTQFIEKIEEKKLKDNLNILKFYYIKAIEQELKSNLDGSIEYINKSLDISNKINNNLWEGKCYCKLACIYLNKGEYKISRRYFIKGAKLLEKEDKKELTLAYIQRLIVLRWKQCHKQNLKKYIEKIRFLMKFCNDKECGYYYLSIGTTLAYFLQDEIKAMKYFIKGMRIGEKYDILEITGLVLYYFASIYLECMHNPNEAIRSLEELVYSSKYDNLNKELKCSSIVALIESYLEMDKLHQAYYCIEAIDQYIKNIDNELDESTNIMLIYLKSKCFCKSNKNLNKGISLALEALEKYETFKYSFKYTHFDCNINILIGDFYFKLGVYDNSIKYYKRSLDHSSKWGKFYEKKAYSCLGKVYEIKEDYKNSLKCYRICESIFDYIQKKQSFIKYEKMQKEFEKIYNEEKIKNLNIYNKSIKEESYKDPLTKVFNRTYLDEYISEICNTESMFAIMIDIDYFKTYNDNYGHLKGDEVLINVAQIIKSSCNELTDIVIRYGGEEFLVLSCNEEKDYFENLPLKIKNNINSLNILHEYSLISDIITASIGVANINLYNSCDCINLIKKADKALYIAKEQGRNRIIQYDNKKTLNI, encoded by the coding sequence ATGGATTTTAATATAGAAAAAGTTATATATGAAATAGAATTAAGAAGAACCTGTTTATCAAATATAGATAATTTAACTCAATTTATAGAAAAAATTGAAGAGAAGAAATTAAAAGACAATTTAAATATTTTAAAGTTTTATTATATAAAAGCAATAGAGCAAGAATTAAAATCTAACTTAGATGGAAGTATTGAATATATAAATAAATCTTTAGATATATCTAATAAAATAAATAATAACTTATGGGAAGGGAAATGTTATTGTAAACTAGCATGTATTTATTTAAATAAAGGAGAATACAAAATCTCTAGGCGCTACTTTATTAAAGGAGCAAAACTTTTAGAAAAAGAAGATAAAAAAGAGCTAACCTTAGCGTATATTCAGAGGTTAATTGTATTAAGATGGAAACAATGCCATAAGCAGAATTTAAAAAAATACATAGAAAAAATTAGATTTCTAATGAAATTTTGTAATGATAAGGAATGTGGATACTATTACCTCTCTATTGGAACAACACTTGCATATTTTTTGCAAGATGAAATTAAAGCTATGAAGTACTTTATTAAAGGTATGAGGATTGGTGAAAAGTACGATATATTAGAAATTACAGGATTAGTTTTATATTATTTTGCGAGTATTTACTTAGAATGTATGCATAATCCAAATGAAGCTATAAGAAGTTTAGAAGAATTAGTCTATAGTTCAAAATATGATAATCTTAATAAGGAATTGAAATGTTCTTCTATAGTTGCATTAATAGAATCATATCTTGAAATGGATAAATTACATCAAGCGTATTATTGTATAGAGGCTATAGATCAGTATATTAAGAATATAGATAATGAATTAGATGAAAGTACAAATATAATGCTAATATATCTAAAATCTAAGTGTTTTTGTAAAAGTAATAAAAATTTGAATAAGGGTATTAGTCTTGCGTTAGAGGCTTTAGAGAAATATGAAACATTTAAGTATAGTTTTAAATACACACATTTTGATTGCAATATAAATATACTAATAGGCGATTTTTATTTTAAATTAGGAGTATATGATAATAGTATAAAATATTATAAAAGGTCTCTAGATCATAGTTCCAAATGGGGAAAATTCTATGAAAAAAAGGCATATTCTTGCTTAGGCAAAGTATATGAAATAAAAGAAGATTATAAAAATTCTTTGAAATGCTATAGAATATGTGAATCTATATTTGACTATATTCAAAAGAAGCAAAGTTTTATAAAGTACGAAAAAATGCAAAAAGAATTTGAAAAAATCTATAATGAAGAAAAAATAAAAAATTTAAACATATATAATAAATCAATAAAGGAGGAGTCCTATAAAGATCCTTTGACAAAAGTTTTTAATAGAACATATTTAGATGAGTATATATCAGAAATTTGCAATACTGAAAGTATGTTTGCAATAATGATAGATATAGATTATTTTAAAACTTATAATGATAATTATGGACATTTAAAAGGTGATGAAGTACTTATAAATGTAGCACAAATAATAAAAAGTAGCTGTAATGAATTAACAGATATAGTAATAAGATATGGCGGAGAAGAATTTTTAGTATTGTCATGTAATGAAGAAAAGGATTATTTTGAAAATCTACCTCTAAAAATAAAAAATAATATAAATAGCTTAAATATATTACATGAGTATTCTTTAATTAGTGATATAATTACAGCCAGTATTGGTGTAGCAAATATAAATTTATACAATAGTTGTGACTGTATAAATTTAATAAAAAAAGCAGATAAAGCTTTATATATAGCTAAAGAACAAGGGAGAAATAGAATAATTCAATATGATAATAAAAAGACTCTTAACATATAG
- a CDS encoding acyl-CoA dehydratase activase: protein MYSIGIDSGSVATKGVLFNGEKIVKKVVLPTGWSPKTSSKQVLELLLEEVTKDDIKKIVGTGYGRVSMDFVDKKVTEITCHTKGIHFLNKNIKTILDVGGQDSKVINLDNEGSITNFMMNDKCAAGTGRFLEITSNLLGSDIQDIDSLAKDKNPISISSMCTVFAESEIVSLLAQNVKKENIAAGILQSIANKSVAMLNRGDIVDEIAFTGGLAQSNVLVGMIEKILGKKIFIAEDTQIIGALGAAVIGFK, encoded by the coding sequence ATGTATAGTATAGGAATAGACTCAGGATCAGTGGCTACAAAAGGGGTACTATTTAATGGAGAGAAAATAGTTAAAAAAGTGGTTTTACCAACAGGATGGAGTCCTAAAACTTCTTCTAAACAGGTACTTGAATTGTTGTTAGAAGAAGTAACAAAGGATGATATAAAAAAAATAGTAGGAACAGGGTATGGAAGAGTTAGTATGGACTTTGTAGATAAAAAGGTAACTGAAATTACATGCCATACTAAAGGAATACATTTTTTAAATAAGAATATTAAGACTATTTTGGATGTCGGGGGACAAGACAGTAAGGTTATAAATTTAGACAATGAAGGTAGTATTACTAATTTTATGATGAACGATAAATGTGCAGCAGGAACAGGGCGATTTCTAGAAATAACATCAAACTTATTAGGCAGTGATATACAAGACATAGATTCCTTAGCTAAGGATAAAAATCCAATAAGTATATCTTCTATGTGTACGGTATTTGCAGAAAGTGAAATTGTTAGTTTATTAGCTCAAAATGTAAAAAAAGAAAATATAGCCGCTGGGATATTACAATCTATAGCAAATAAATCAGTAGCAATGTTAAATCGTGGTGATATAGTTGATGAAATTGCATTTACAGGTGGCCTTGCACAAAGTAATGTTCTTGTAGGTATGATAGAAAAAATACTTGGAAAAAAAATATTTATAGCAGAGGACACTCAAATAATTGGGGCATTAGGAGCTGCAGTAATAGGATTTAAATAG
- a CDS encoding GGDEF domain-containing protein: MNYEIIETYIDDLRQKDEYNITLSYIKEIQNKVNIFIENLNERNFYDYSKSYFLLFLTNQYKQNKKQIINNLKKAIKFLEKSHTEDEIYEAILYGYLSNYYIKYESKMESDKMFKIAREKLIKQQNKEELIQFYIRHINILMISRYDISKINLLIEELHLLIKSNASKNVAKYYLDLGVIYLNALQNTIVAIFYLSHAFDLAQKTCQIELEIKARIFLAASYYSLGNELESIKYIEVILKNEKYQNINPVYKAIITNNLITYFIKNEDLKSAKNYLIKFDDNINSVNKDLNEQVKMIGYICKAKYYSMSNENIDKGVKYINKSKSLYEKNKYKSLFQDIDILIDKIEGNLYYKVGKYDLACNLHKRGFNKSIKRSKNRSVIEFHKLLSKDYEKLQDYQKSIRHLKLYMELKEDWLVQQSQKYTEILLKENDILNKKNKISQLTELKNELIDKRNTDMLSGLLNRRFLNEYLECEDAKLGIETSNLYAFMIDIDFFKKYNDKYGHIKGDEVIDKIGKIIKNICVKDDNIAIRYGGEEFLILLRNIDYEDSIKAAKLLLQQVNELNIKHEDSPFNTTVSISIGIASNNYCNDYYNLIDNADKALYISKSEGGNQYRYFN; this comes from the coding sequence ATGAATTATGAAATTATTGAAACATATATAGATGATTTAAGGCAAAAAGATGAATATAATATTACATTAAGTTATATTAAAGAAATTCAAAATAAAGTAAATATATTTATTGAAAATTTAAATGAAAGAAATTTTTATGATTATTCAAAAAGTTATTTCTTGTTGTTTTTGACAAATCAGTACAAACAAAATAAAAAACAAATCATAAATAATTTGAAAAAAGCAATAAAGTTTTTAGAAAAAAGTCATACTGAAGATGAAATTTACGAAGCTATTTTATATGGGTATCTATCAAATTATTATATAAAATATGAAAGCAAGATGGAAAGTGACAAGATGTTTAAAATAGCTCGAGAAAAATTAATAAAACAACAAAACAAGGAAGAATTAATACAGTTTTATATAAGACATATTAATATTTTAATGATAAGTAGATATGATATAAGTAAAATTAATTTACTTATAGAAGAACTTCATTTACTTATAAAAAGTAATGCAAGTAAAAATGTAGCTAAGTACTACTTAGATTTAGGAGTGATATATTTAAATGCATTACAAAATACAATAGTTGCAATATTTTACTTATCACATGCATTTGATTTGGCCCAAAAAACATGTCAAATTGAATTAGAAATAAAAGCACGTATATTTTTAGCAGCTAGTTATTATTCTCTAGGAAATGAATTAGAGTCTATTAAGTATATAGAAGTTATATTAAAAAATGAAAAATATCAAAATATAAATCCAGTATATAAAGCGATAATTACAAATAATTTAATAACGTATTTTATAAAAAATGAAGATTTAAAAAGTGCGAAAAACTATTTAATAAAATTTGATGACAATATAAATAGTGTTAATAAAGATCTTAATGAGCAAGTAAAAATGATAGGATATATTTGCAAAGCTAAGTATTATAGTATGTCAAATGAAAATATAGATAAAGGTGTTAAGTATATAAATAAAAGTAAAAGCTTATATGAAAAAAATAAATATAAATCATTATTTCAAGACATCGATATATTAATTGATAAAATAGAAGGAAACTTATACTATAAAGTAGGAAAATATGATTTAGCATGCAACCTACATAAAAGAGGATTTAACAAAAGTATAAAAAGAAGTAAAAACAGATCAGTTATAGAATTTCATAAACTACTATCGAAAGACTATGAAAAATTACAAGATTATCAAAAATCTATAAGGCATTTAAAGCTATATATGGAATTGAAAGAAGACTGGCTAGTACAACAAAGTCAAAAATACACAGAAATCTTATTAAAAGAAAATGATATATTAAATAAAAAGAATAAGATTTCACAGCTAACAGAGCTAAAAAATGAATTAATAGATAAAAGAAATACAGATATGCTTAGCGGTTTATTAAATAGAAGATTTCTAAATGAATACCTAGAATGTGAAGATGCTAAATTAGGCATAGAAACTTCGAATTTGTATGCATTTATGATAGATATAGATTTTTTTAAAAAATATAATGATAAGTATGGTCATATAAAAGGTGATGAAGTAATAGATAAAATTGGAAAAATAATCAAAAATATTTGTGTAAAAGATGATAACATAGCTATAAGGTATGGAGGGGAAGAATTTTTAATACTATTAAGAAACATAGATTATGAAGATAGTATTAAAGCTGCTAAATTATTGTTACAGCAAGTTAATGAATTAAATATAAAACATGAGGATTCTCCTTTTAATACAACGGTGAGTATAAGTATAGGAATAGCATCTAATAATTACTGTAATGATTATTATAATCTTATAGATAATGCAGATAAGGCATTGTATATATCTAAAAGTGAAGGAGGAAATCAATATAGATATTTTAATTAA
- a CDS encoding DUF3892 domain-containing protein, whose protein sequence is MDLKNDGMIGNLPKNINKEIPTPNIDACRICKLVKDSGDVIGYQLTNGKIVSKEDAIIMAESSKIEGVAVATNKGNEYLRSLPDETENNNLSNLPIITQ, encoded by the coding sequence GTGGACTTGAAAAATGACGGGATGATAGGGAATTTACCTAAAAACATAAATAAAGAAATTCCAACTCCAAATATAGATGCATGTAGAATATGCAAATTAGTAAAAGATTCAGGTGATGTAATCGGGTATCAATTGACAAATGGGAAAATAGTAAGTAAAGAAGATGCAATTATAATGGCAGAATCTAGTAAAATTGAAGGTGTAGCAGTAGCAACAAATAAAGGAAATGAATATTTAAGAAGTTTACCAGATGAAACGGAAAATAATAACTTAAGTAATTTACCTATTATAACTCAATAA
- the rbsK gene encoding ribokinase, producing the protein MKKICVIGSLNMDLVVKVDDMPKAGQTLIGSNFKEVPGGKGANQAVAMARLEGHVSMIGKVGDDGFGQTLINALENDKVCTDYIKVESCPTGVALITVDKNAENCIVVAPGANFKLTPNDIDENIEAIKNSDIVVVQLETPLDTIKYALKKAKELGKYTILNPAPAVVLEDELIENVDLLTPNETELEIISGIEINCEDDIQLAAKKMIQKGVKELIVTLGSKGSLYINKEKSVFKKAYKVEAIDTTAAGDSYTGALSVAFANNKNIEEAMDFASKVGALSVMKEGAQSSLPTLRDVENFRG; encoded by the coding sequence ATGAAAAAAATATGTGTTATAGGTAGTTTAAACATGGACTTAGTAGTTAAGGTAGATGATATGCCTAAGGCCGGGCAAACATTAATAGGAAGTAATTTTAAAGAGGTACCTGGTGGAAAAGGTGCAAATCAAGCAGTTGCAATGGCAAGGCTAGAAGGACATGTATCTATGATAGGTAAAGTTGGAGATGATGGATTTGGACAAACTTTAATAAATGCACTTGAAAATGATAAAGTATGTACAGATTACATAAAAGTCGAATCATGCCCAACAGGAGTAGCACTTATAACAGTAGATAAGAATGCTGAAAACTGTATAGTAGTAGCTCCAGGAGCAAACTTTAAATTAACACCAAATGATATAGATGAAAATATAGAAGCAATAAAAAATAGTGATATAGTAGTTGTTCAATTAGAAACGCCACTTGATACTATAAAGTATGCACTAAAAAAAGCAAAAGAACTTGGAAAATATACAATATTAAACCCAGCGCCAGCAGTAGTTTTAGAAGATGAGTTAATAGAAAATGTTGATTTATTAACACCAAATGAAACAGAGCTTGAAATAATAAGTGGTATAGAGATAAATTGTGAAGATGATATACAATTAGCTGCTAAAAAAATGATACAAAAAGGTGTAAAAGAACTTATAGTAACATTAGGTTCAAAAGGAAGCTTATATATAAATAAAGAAAAAAGTGTGTTTAAAAAAGCATACAAAGTAGAAGCAATAGATACAACAGCAGCAGGAGATAGTTATACAGGAGCATTATCAGTAGCATTTGCAAATAATAAAAATATAGAAGAAGCTATGGACTTTGCATCAAAAGTAGGAGCACTTTCAGTAATGAAAGAAGGAGCACAAAGTTCATTACCTACATTAAGAGATGTAGAAAACTTCAGGGGGTAG
- a CDS encoding YgdI/YgdR family lipoprotein — protein sequence MGKKKIFILLIALSMLIFSGCSSTDAISENNSPDIVVKGLTLKISLIQTAYEMYNVNVSNPDKFSESFYKNSSKNDYKHYKWLVKSYESMDVEMKKALNNLFLSRDSWDYINIIISLDDNCSVEDIITKINSDDSLNLPSFLKKDLDKFLKYFYNEYFEDYINKKDSFYAKKAHELNKKLSINDVNVLKFVEKMSGVTLDKNYKSIMYYSFNPVETHSFEYDNFMISTISSNSSILDVVSLPFYKYSRPLFKTLSYNKDFLILSNQLQKKEDFVHMYNDLYTTSYPFEDWCLENLISGFAKYLEYRYYGSTYEHSNYVYDLKFYNYLRDINFDPNKTSLEKVSLDFYKSVLD from the coding sequence TTGGGCAAAAAAAAAATTTTTATTTTATTAATCGCATTATCTATGCTTATTTTTAGTGGTTGCTCAAGCACTGACGCTATCTCTGAAAATAATAGTCCTGATATAGTGGTCAAAGGACTTACATTAAAAATTTCACTAATACAAACAGCATATGAAATGTATAATGTAAATGTATCTAATCCGGATAAATTCAGTGAATCCTTTTATAAAAATTCTTCTAAGAATGACTATAAGCATTATAAATGGTTGGTTAAATCATATGAATCCATGGATGTCGAAATGAAAAAAGCTTTAAATAACTTATTTTTATCTAGAGATTCTTGGGACTATATAAACATAATTATTAGTTTAGATGATAATTGCTCAGTTGAAGATATTATAACTAAGATAAATTCAGATGATAGTTTAAATTTACCTAGTTTTTTAAAAAAAGATTTGGACAAGTTTTTAAAATATTTTTATAATGAATACTTTGAAGATTACATAAATAAAAAAGACAGCTTTTATGCAAAAAAAGCTCATGAATTAAATAAAAAACTTTCCATTAATGATGTAAATGTATTAAAATTTGTAGAAAAAATGTCAGGAGTAACATTAGACAAAAACTATAAGTCAATTATGTACTATAGTTTTAATCCAGTTGAAACTCACTCTTTTGAATATGATAATTTCATGATTTCTACAATAAGCTCAAATTCATCAATACTTGATGTTGTAAGTTTACCATTTTATAAATATTCTAGGCCTTTATTTAAAACATTGTCTTATAATAAAGATTTCTTGATTTTATCTAATCAACTTCAAAAAAAAGAAGACTTTGTACATATGTACAACGATCTTTATACTACATCTTATCCATTTGAAGATTGGTGTTTAGAAAATTTAATCTCAGGATTTGCAAAATATTTAGAGTACAGATATTATGGTAGCACATATGAGCATAGTAATTATGTCTATGATTTAAAATTCTATAATTACCTAAGAGATATAAATTTTGACCCAAATAAAACATCTTTAGAAAAAGTTAGTTTAGATTTTTATAAATCAGTTTTAGATTAA